From Bombus huntii isolate Logan2020A chromosome 4, iyBomHunt1.1, whole genome shotgun sequence, one genomic window encodes:
- the LOC126864702 gene encoding cytochrome b5 reductase 4 isoform X3 has protein sequence MPRCCGASLVSVMGGEGSPQSLGLQIQDGNPRNKTALAPGHSLMDWIRLGNSGVDLTGVGGVPRVVTLSELATHNKQNDAWIAIRGIVFNVTRYMDFHPGGVNELMRGVGKDATKLFENVHAWVNYQSILQKCVVGRLSRGSVSGTTASSPTENAASSTSNCSSATLNLITSCTTHSVNQENVSDANLLNIKMEWRQTHDTFTLFYPTTCNYPSMCYQLSRISDSKLIYKLCFGSTIVMQELELTAEIEWPPDCFRDFEMREMTFTFAKRRIGLWKSYGNQTILRETNMDDRMYTEYEVLTNKPLSKLVHLLVVRAKDFLQVIPIGRHVEVKMNVMGMEVSRLYTPVPPCLHPDDMAPNYKSDCLCFMIKKYPNGALSPSITALEIGQTFLVSNALGDFMTEPYDMYSILHLIAGGTGLTVILGIIQQALARSCVSNINLLNFNKDEDNMFYVKELEKASTDERLKVTHILSQAGDTWKGRRGTLSDYLLEELVATSKPYAFVYTCGPPGFILSAKNSLRKLNWKPCQMYEFED, from the exons ATGCCACGATGCTGCGGCGCGTCTTTGGTATCCGTCATGGGCGGCGAGGGGTCTCCGCAAAGTCTCGGTTTGCAGATTCAGGACG GCAATCCTCGAAATAAAACAGCCTTAGCACCTGGCCACAGTTTGATGGACTGGATTCGATTGGGAAACTCTGGCGTCGATTTAACCGGCGTTGGTGGAGTTCCACGTGTCGTAACTTTGTCCGAACTGGCCACTCACAATAAGCAAAACGACGCTTGGATCGCGATTCGAG GGATCGTTTTCAACGTGACACGTTACATGGACTTCCATCCAGGAGGAGTCAACGAATTAATGAGAGGCGTTGGAAAAGATGCCACGAAGCTTTTCGAAAAC GTGCACGCTTGGGTCAACTATCAGAGCATCCTTCAGAAATGCGTGGTCGGAAGGCTGAGCCGTGGCTCGGTGAGCGGTACCACCGCGTCGTCGCCGACGGAAAATGCTGCCTCGAGTACGAGCAATTGTTCGTCGGCGACGTTGAACCTGATAACAAGTTGCACAA CTCATAGTGTGAACCAAGAAAATGTATCAGACGCTAATTtattgaatataaaaatggaGTGGAGGCAAACACACGACACGTTCACATTGTTTTATCCAACGACGTGCAATTATCCGAGCATGTGCTATCAATTATCAAGGATAAGCGACTCGAAGCTGATATACAAATTATGTTTCGGGAGCACCATAGTAATGCAGGAGTTGGAATTAACAGCAGAAATAGAATGGCCACCGGACTGCTTCAGAGATTTCGAAATGAGGGAG ATGACTTTTACGTTTGCGAAGCGGAGGATAGGATTATGGAAATCTTACGGTAATCAAACGATACTCAGGGAGACGAATATGGATGATCGAATGTACACAGAATACGAAGTACTTACGAACAAACCGCTTTCTAAGTTAGTTCATCTGTTAGTCGTGCGAGCAAAAGACTTCTTGCAAGTTATACCTATTGGCAGGCACGTAGAAGTCAAAATGAACGTCATGG GGATGGAAGTATCGCGATTGTACACGCCTGTCCCACCGTGCCTTCATCCGGACGATATGGCGCCAAACTACAAGTCTGATTGCCTGTGTTTCATGATCAAGAAATACCCGAATGGCGCTTTGAGTCCGTCCATAACCGCTCTTGAGATTGGTCAGACCTTTCTTGTGAGCAATGCTTTAGGTGACTTCATGACAGAACCCTATGATATGTATTCTATCCTTCATTTGATCGCTGGTGGCACCGGTTTGACAGTGATACTTGGCATCATACAGCAAGCTTTGGCCAGAAGCTGTGT AAGCAACATAAACTTACTCAACTTCAACAAGGACGAAGATAACATGTTTTACGTGAAGGAACTGGAAAAGGCTAGCACAGACGAAAG ATTAAAAGTTACACATATCCTTTCACAAGCCGGAGACACCTGGAAAGGCAGACGCGGCACGTTATCTGATTATTTATTAGAGGAACTAGTTGCAACAAGTAAACCATATGCATTCGTCTATACGTGCGGGCCTCCAGGATTCATACTGTCCGCAAAGAA TTCACTTCGAAAACTCAATTGGAAGCCGTGCCAAATGTACGAATTCGAAGATTAG
- the LOC126864702 gene encoding cytochrome b5 reductase 4 isoform X4 has product MDWIRLGNSGVDLTGVGGVPRVVTLSELATHNKQNDAWIAIRGIVFNVTRYMDFHPGGVNELMRGVGKDATKLFENVHAWVNYQSILQKCVVGRLSRGSVSGTTASSPTENAASSTSNCSSATLNLITSCTTHSVNQENVSDANLLNIKMEWRQTHDTFTLFYPTTCNYPSMCYQLSRISDSKLIYKLCFGSTIVMQELELTAEIEWPPDCFRDFEMREMTFTFAKRRIGLWKSYGNQTILRETNMDDRMYTEYEVLTNKPLSKLVHLLVVRAKDFLQVIPIGRHVEVKMNVMGMEVSRLYTPVPPCLHPDDMAPNYKSDCLCFMIKKYPNGALSPSITALEIGQTFLVSNALGDFMTEPYDMYSILHLIAGGTGLTVILGIIQQALARSCVSNINLLNFNKDEDNMFYVKELEKASTDERLKVTHILSQAGDTWKGRRGTLSDYLLEELVATSKPYAFVYTCGPPGFILSAKNSLRKLNWKPCQMYEFED; this is encoded by the exons ATGGACTGGATTCGATTGGGAAACTCTGGCGTCGATTTAACCGGCGTTGGTGGAGTTCCACGTGTCGTAACTTTGTCCGAACTGGCCACTCACAATAAGCAAAACGACGCTTGGATCGCGATTCGAG GGATCGTTTTCAACGTGACACGTTACATGGACTTCCATCCAGGAGGAGTCAACGAATTAATGAGAGGCGTTGGAAAAGATGCCACGAAGCTTTTCGAAAAC GTGCACGCTTGGGTCAACTATCAGAGCATCCTTCAGAAATGCGTGGTCGGAAGGCTGAGCCGTGGCTCGGTGAGCGGTACCACCGCGTCGTCGCCGACGGAAAATGCTGCCTCGAGTACGAGCAATTGTTCGTCGGCGACGTTGAACCTGATAACAAGTTGCACAA CTCATAGTGTGAACCAAGAAAATGTATCAGACGCTAATTtattgaatataaaaatggaGTGGAGGCAAACACACGACACGTTCACATTGTTTTATCCAACGACGTGCAATTATCCGAGCATGTGCTATCAATTATCAAGGATAAGCGACTCGAAGCTGATATACAAATTATGTTTCGGGAGCACCATAGTAATGCAGGAGTTGGAATTAACAGCAGAAATAGAATGGCCACCGGACTGCTTCAGAGATTTCGAAATGAGGGAG ATGACTTTTACGTTTGCGAAGCGGAGGATAGGATTATGGAAATCTTACGGTAATCAAACGATACTCAGGGAGACGAATATGGATGATCGAATGTACACAGAATACGAAGTACTTACGAACAAACCGCTTTCTAAGTTAGTTCATCTGTTAGTCGTGCGAGCAAAAGACTTCTTGCAAGTTATACCTATTGGCAGGCACGTAGAAGTCAAAATGAACGTCATGG GGATGGAAGTATCGCGATTGTACACGCCTGTCCCACCGTGCCTTCATCCGGACGATATGGCGCCAAACTACAAGTCTGATTGCCTGTGTTTCATGATCAAGAAATACCCGAATGGCGCTTTGAGTCCGTCCATAACCGCTCTTGAGATTGGTCAGACCTTTCTTGTGAGCAATGCTTTAGGTGACTTCATGACAGAACCCTATGATATGTATTCTATCCTTCATTTGATCGCTGGTGGCACCGGTTTGACAGTGATACTTGGCATCATACAGCAAGCTTTGGCCAGAAGCTGTGT AAGCAACATAAACTTACTCAACTTCAACAAGGACGAAGATAACATGTTTTACGTGAAGGAACTGGAAAAGGCTAGCACAGACGAAAG ATTAAAAGTTACACATATCCTTTCACAAGCCGGAGACACCTGGAAAGGCAGACGCGGCACGTTATCTGATTATTTATTAGAGGAACTAGTTGCAACAAGTAAACCATATGCATTCGTCTATACGTGCGGGCCTCCAGGATTCATACTGTCCGCAAAGAA TTCACTTCGAAAACTCAATTGGAAGCCGTGCCAAATGTACGAATTCGAAGATTAG
- the LOC126864702 gene encoding cytochrome b5 reductase 4 isoform X1 — protein sequence MKKSLSKNQGKSDDTETKDIREKMEEIDVKPSSSTNSMANKPALLPSGVGQMKQLQGAKMVNQTESSSSGSATGNPRNKTALAPGHSLMDWIRLGNSGVDLTGVGGVPRVVTLSELATHNKQNDAWIAIRGIVFNVTRYMDFHPGGVNELMRGVGKDATKLFENVHAWVNYQSILQKCVVGRLSRGSVSGTTASSPTENAASSTSNCSSATLNLITSCTTHSVNQENVSDANLLNIKMEWRQTHDTFTLFYPTTCNYPSMCYQLSRISDSKLIYKLCFGSTIVMQELELTAEIEWPPDCFRDFEMREMTFTFAKRRIGLWKSYGNQTILRETNMDDRMYTEYEVLTNKPLSKLVHLLVVRAKDFLQVIPIGRHVEVKMNVMGMEVSRLYTPVPPCLHPDDMAPNYKSDCLCFMIKKYPNGALSPSITALEIGQTFLVSNALGDFMTEPYDMYSILHLIAGGTGLTVILGIIQQALARSCVSNINLLNFNKDEDNMFYVKELEKASTDERLKVTHILSQAGDTWKGRRGTLSDYLLEELVATSKPYAFVYTCGPPGFILSAKNSLRKLNWKPCQMYEFED from the exons ATGAAGAAGAGTCTAAGCAAGAATCAAGgaaaatcagatgatacagaAACGAAGGATATTCGAGAGAAGATGGAGGAGATCGACGTGAAGCCCTCGTCGTCGACAAATTCTATGGCGAACAAGCCTGCATTGTTACCTAGTGGTGTTGGTCAAATGAAGCAACTGCAGGGAGCGAAGATGGTTAACCAAACGGAATCATCGTCATCTGGCTCGGCTACGG GCAATCCTCGAAATAAAACAGCCTTAGCACCTGGCCACAGTTTGATGGACTGGATTCGATTGGGAAACTCTGGCGTCGATTTAACCGGCGTTGGTGGAGTTCCACGTGTCGTAACTTTGTCCGAACTGGCCACTCACAATAAGCAAAACGACGCTTGGATCGCGATTCGAG GGATCGTTTTCAACGTGACACGTTACATGGACTTCCATCCAGGAGGAGTCAACGAATTAATGAGAGGCGTTGGAAAAGATGCCACGAAGCTTTTCGAAAAC GTGCACGCTTGGGTCAACTATCAGAGCATCCTTCAGAAATGCGTGGTCGGAAGGCTGAGCCGTGGCTCGGTGAGCGGTACCACCGCGTCGTCGCCGACGGAAAATGCTGCCTCGAGTACGAGCAATTGTTCGTCGGCGACGTTGAACCTGATAACAAGTTGCACAA CTCATAGTGTGAACCAAGAAAATGTATCAGACGCTAATTtattgaatataaaaatggaGTGGAGGCAAACACACGACACGTTCACATTGTTTTATCCAACGACGTGCAATTATCCGAGCATGTGCTATCAATTATCAAGGATAAGCGACTCGAAGCTGATATACAAATTATGTTTCGGGAGCACCATAGTAATGCAGGAGTTGGAATTAACAGCAGAAATAGAATGGCCACCGGACTGCTTCAGAGATTTCGAAATGAGGGAG ATGACTTTTACGTTTGCGAAGCGGAGGATAGGATTATGGAAATCTTACGGTAATCAAACGATACTCAGGGAGACGAATATGGATGATCGAATGTACACAGAATACGAAGTACTTACGAACAAACCGCTTTCTAAGTTAGTTCATCTGTTAGTCGTGCGAGCAAAAGACTTCTTGCAAGTTATACCTATTGGCAGGCACGTAGAAGTCAAAATGAACGTCATGG GGATGGAAGTATCGCGATTGTACACGCCTGTCCCACCGTGCCTTCATCCGGACGATATGGCGCCAAACTACAAGTCTGATTGCCTGTGTTTCATGATCAAGAAATACCCGAATGGCGCTTTGAGTCCGTCCATAACCGCTCTTGAGATTGGTCAGACCTTTCTTGTGAGCAATGCTTTAGGTGACTTCATGACAGAACCCTATGATATGTATTCTATCCTTCATTTGATCGCTGGTGGCACCGGTTTGACAGTGATACTTGGCATCATACAGCAAGCTTTGGCCAGAAGCTGTGT AAGCAACATAAACTTACTCAACTTCAACAAGGACGAAGATAACATGTTTTACGTGAAGGAACTGGAAAAGGCTAGCACAGACGAAAG ATTAAAAGTTACACATATCCTTTCACAAGCCGGAGACACCTGGAAAGGCAGACGCGGCACGTTATCTGATTATTTATTAGAGGAACTAGTTGCAACAAGTAAACCATATGCATTCGTCTATACGTGCGGGCCTCCAGGATTCATACTGTCCGCAAAGAA TTCACTTCGAAAACTCAATTGGAAGCCGTGCCAAATGTACGAATTCGAAGATTAG
- the LOC126864702 gene encoding cytochrome b5 reductase 4 isoform X2, with product MKKSLSKNQGKSDDTETKDIREKMEEIDVKPSSSTNSMANKPALLPSGVGQMKQLQGAKMVNQTESSSSGSATGNPRNKTALAPGHSLMDWIRLGNSGVDLTGVGGVPRVVTLSELATHNKQNDAWIAIRGIVFNVTRYMDFHPGGVNELMRGVGKDATKLFENVHAWVNYQSILQKCVVGRLSRGSVSGTTASSPTENAASSTSNCSSATLNLITSCTTHSVNQENVSDANLLNIKMEWRQTHDTFTLFYPTTCNYPSMCYQLSRISDSKLIYKLCFGSTIVMQELELTAEIEWPPDCFRDFEMREMTFTFAKRRIGLWKSYGNQTILRETNMDDRMYTEYEVLTNKPLSKLVHLLVVRAKDFLQVIPIGRHVEVKMNVMGMEVSRLYTPVPPCLHPDDMAPNYKSDCLCFMIKKYPNGALSPSITALEIGQTFLVSNALGDFMTEPYDMYSILHLIAGGTGLTVILGIIQQALARSCVSNINLLNFNKDEDNMFYVKELEKASTDGRLKVTHILSQAGDTWKGRRGTLSDYLLEELVATSKPYAFVYTCGPPGFILSAKNSLRKLNWKPCQMYEFED from the exons ATGAAGAAGAGTCTAAGCAAGAATCAAGgaaaatcagatgatacagaAACGAAGGATATTCGAGAGAAGATGGAGGAGATCGACGTGAAGCCCTCGTCGTCGACAAATTCTATGGCGAACAAGCCTGCATTGTTACCTAGTGGTGTTGGTCAAATGAAGCAACTGCAGGGAGCGAAGATGGTTAACCAAACGGAATCATCGTCATCTGGCTCGGCTACGG GCAATCCTCGAAATAAAACAGCCTTAGCACCTGGCCACAGTTTGATGGACTGGATTCGATTGGGAAACTCTGGCGTCGATTTAACCGGCGTTGGTGGAGTTCCACGTGTCGTAACTTTGTCCGAACTGGCCACTCACAATAAGCAAAACGACGCTTGGATCGCGATTCGAG GGATCGTTTTCAACGTGACACGTTACATGGACTTCCATCCAGGAGGAGTCAACGAATTAATGAGAGGCGTTGGAAAAGATGCCACGAAGCTTTTCGAAAAC GTGCACGCTTGGGTCAACTATCAGAGCATCCTTCAGAAATGCGTGGTCGGAAGGCTGAGCCGTGGCTCGGTGAGCGGTACCACCGCGTCGTCGCCGACGGAAAATGCTGCCTCGAGTACGAGCAATTGTTCGTCGGCGACGTTGAACCTGATAACAAGTTGCACAA CTCATAGTGTGAACCAAGAAAATGTATCAGACGCTAATTtattgaatataaaaatggaGTGGAGGCAAACACACGACACGTTCACATTGTTTTATCCAACGACGTGCAATTATCCGAGCATGTGCTATCAATTATCAAGGATAAGCGACTCGAAGCTGATATACAAATTATGTTTCGGGAGCACCATAGTAATGCAGGAGTTGGAATTAACAGCAGAAATAGAATGGCCACCGGACTGCTTCAGAGATTTCGAAATGAGGGAG ATGACTTTTACGTTTGCGAAGCGGAGGATAGGATTATGGAAATCTTACGGTAATCAAACGATACTCAGGGAGACGAATATGGATGATCGAATGTACACAGAATACGAAGTACTTACGAACAAACCGCTTTCTAAGTTAGTTCATCTGTTAGTCGTGCGAGCAAAAGACTTCTTGCAAGTTATACCTATTGGCAGGCACGTAGAAGTCAAAATGAACGTCATGG GGATGGAAGTATCGCGATTGTACACGCCTGTCCCACCGTGCCTTCATCCGGACGATATGGCGCCAAACTACAAGTCTGATTGCCTGTGTTTCATGATCAAGAAATACCCGAATGGCGCTTTGAGTCCGTCCATAACCGCTCTTGAGATTGGTCAGACCTTTCTTGTGAGCAATGCTTTAGGTGACTTCATGACAGAACCCTATGATATGTATTCTATCCTTCATTTGATCGCTGGTGGCACCGGTTTGACAGTGATACTTGGCATCATACAGCAAGCTTTGGCCAGAAGCTGTGT AAGCAACATAAACTTACTCAACTTCAACAAGGACGAAGATAACATGTTTTACGTGAAGGAACTGGAAAAGGCTAGCACAGACG GCAGATTAAAAGTTACACATATCCTTTCACAAGCCGGAGACACCTGGAAAGGCAGACGCGGCACGTTATCTGATTATTTATTAGAGGAACTAGTTGCAACAAGTAAACCATATGCATTCGTCTATACGTGCGGGCCTCCAGGATTCATACTGTCCGCAAAGAA TTCACTTCGAAAACTCAATTGGAAGCCGTGCCAAATGTACGAATTCGAAGATTAG